The DNA window GGTGTTTGACGTGAAAACAGAATTTTCAGATTAGtgtgcaagagtgtgtgtgtgtgtgtgtatccgaTGTCCATTGAACAGCACAATACTCCATACacaataaaatatgtgtgtgtgtgtgtttatgtgtgttcaGCCCTGGCACTGCACATCTCATTCACACCTAATGATCGCAGCCTCTCACTGGCTGCCATCTCTCCTCCCAGACCAAATCCAATTACCGTGGACAATAGAAACCAGCTCCAGGCTCAGGACTCCATCAGCTCCTCCGGGCTACTGCTCCCTGCCTCGAGGCTCCTGCTGGACCCCTAATCATGTCGAGGGTCCACAAGGGTCACAAAgtacacctgtacacacacggagacacaagtacaaagagaaaacacagatacaaacacgTATCAAGCTCAAAtatcaagaaataaaacacaaacacataaaagcagAAGAGCACACAAAAAGATCCAAGCAAATATAGATGAGAACATACAAGTGAAGCGTGACAGGAGCAGgtatagaaaaacaaaacaatcccaCGAAGACAAGTATGAGCAAATaagacacaaacaagaacagtcagatataaacaaacacacaaacatgatatTGAATATACTGCTAACTTCCAGTTCAacacaataaattaattatcctatttattaaaacattttctttattgttattctGTGCAACATGCAGTTTACAGCTCCATGTGGTTCACTTGTCAATGACTCCATCTAGTGGCATAAACATGAAACAACTGTTTATTGTAGGTGGACCAGAGAAAATTCAGGACTCCTAGTATTAGTTACACACTTTAGTGTTCAATTAGCTTTCTGCAGTTTGTTCAGAGGCTTTATTATCATGCCAACATGGACAAAGACCTTCAAGtgctcagggaaaaaaaatctgcattgcTAAAGACGATATTACAACTCCTCTATCACTCAAGGAGAGTGCAGCAAGTTACTGAAGCTCTGAGAGATGATTGATTATAGAGAGGAAGTTGATTAGGGACTTCTGCtcacattcagctgcagcaggtccaGCAACTCATTAATCTTAAATCACATCGAGGCCAACACAAACTGATGTCAGGAAAgtggagaaaaagagacaacaaaaaatgaaaatgaagagaagaaagCCAAGAACCTGCTTTCAGTACTAACATCACATTATTGGGTAAACCTGGTTCATGTAGGTTTCTGTTGATGTCCACACGTCCAGCAACTGTCCCTCAGtctcatacaaacacaaccacagtatatattttcaaattgatttatttaaaaattatttCCACCCCCTCCACATTAACACGatatctgattttcttttttatcattccTTAAATAGATTACATCATTACATGATACCTTATATGCTGACATTTGTACACATAATATTTCTTACAAAGCGAATACAAAGCAGTGAAGAATGATGTCGACTCTACAACTTTACCCACCTGTGCCCTCAATCATAACACCTAAAGTCATATCCAAAATGACAGACAGTCATTTCAAGGCAGTAACCTTCATCCATTGACATTGATATCATATGTTAACAATGTGGACTATTCATGTCAAAGATAAGTAACCTTGTTAGGAagttaattatattttttgccACACTCTGGGAGTCTTAGCGGCCCCTTGGTTAGGGGTTGATATTGATGGATCTAAACTACAGAGCTGAGATCATGCACAAGGTGATGGAAGTCTTTTATATGTCATTAACAGTGCACGTCATCGTCGGATATCCTTATCCAGAAGGTCTTTGGCCTCGTTGATCTTTGCAGCAAGATACGGTGATCCGCCTGCACatacaagaaaataaagttttagtCTGATTCTGCGCTCAGTCCTTGAGCACTTGACCTTCTACAAGTTTTTAAATGACTATAGTTAGTGCTGGGAGACTGGGCAATATAATGTGGGGCTGCACAATAGTGTTGAGGAATGTTGAGAATGAGGAATTGGTTATAAAtccaaaagaacattttttaaaaataaacagtaaatacaTGGTCCCTCTCTGATGATAGCGTCTTCTCCCGGTACCAAACGTAGActactgactgattttttttttcacaatgtatattttatatataatgtCCTATATGGGTTGCAAATTGTTTATCGCTAGTGggtgttttattgtattgtgCTAATGTCATCCATATTGTTGGTTTCTTAAATGAAGGCCTACATGTGACAAACATAAGCAAATTATtagtaaataaacaacatggCTTGCAAAACTGTCATCATCAATATACCAAATTCATTACAATTTATAAAGCTCACTTGTCACTGCCAGATACACAAACTATGAATGAATATCAACTTTAGTAATCAGTTTGAGTACAGACAGCAGAATATGTGATATTACACAGGTCTGTTTCACAGATTATGTGAATGTAGTAACTCAAGGCCTGATCAAGACAACTACAGTCTTGAAACATCCGTTTTTTGTCTTTATCACTTTGAGGGTCAGAGTTATGGCTTACCTTTATCTGGATGGTTCAGGACCATGATCCTCCGGTGTGCCTCCCGTACCTTGCCCTTCGTGGTGACTGGGCtggacataaaacaaataatgcaTCCATGTGAGCAACTATTGCTCTCCTCTGAGCAgtgagagacacaaacactgaagagcTTTGCCAATAAGTTAACACATAACACTGAAGCAAGTATTACCTGATGCCAAGAATTAGGCTGGCCTCTCGTTTGGACATCTTCTGCTCAAATCCTCCTTTGTAATATGACGAGAAAGCCTGTGGTGACAGAGGAGGATTATAGCATGGATCTTCATCATTGTAATCTGAGGACGGGCTTAATTTTATATGTCAGTTTCTAAAACAGGCTGCATGCAGTTTGTAATTTTGACCTGTTTTTGGTTGGAGTTTAAGACTTCAGGGCTAAAACGCTTCAGGTGAGCTGGGCTTTTACCTGCATACAGCCATACCTGATAAAACCTGTATGGCAataacagacatttttcacCTGAGTTCTAGCTCATTTGATGCTGCAGTAGTTTAGGCTCAAGTTAGGTTGGATCTGAATCCATTTTATTATCAACATCAAGACATTTGTGTTTCACCTGGTTAATATTCTGAAGATTAACACATGTTAAAAGGCACAAGATAAAACACACTTAATAATAAGAGACACAATAATAAATAGGAAATACGATACGAGACGCATCAAGTGTTGTCAATAGCTAGATGTAAAATTTAGCAGAATAGGATGGAATATGAACATCACAGCAAATGTATAAGAGGTTAATCATTTCACTCACTGATGTGGGCATCTTCTTGACAGTCTCAGAGAAGACTTGTCCAAGAGGCTTCCACAGCTGGAATGCATATCGGCCTGTGGATCAAACACATGCATGAATGACATTTCTAAATGACAAGGATACAACATAACACAAAGCAAACTGTAAAGGAAACTTTCGTATTTAAGCAGAGTTAATGTAGAAATAACAATCGCAAGTAGGTCAATAATTTCAGCAGTGTGATAGTAAGCTAGCACCTGAAAAGGAATAGGAATATACTATCTTTTCAAATTACTGTTCTTATATCAAACCTTTCTTACCTGCaaaacctgcagcagccacaccaAGACCGACTGCAATCAGAGTCCCTCCCTGTCACCAGAACAAGACATGCAGCAGTTACTACACATAACAAAGAAGATTTGACAGGCAGCTTCACTGTGTCCAAATATGTTTTCCACTGTAGAGAGAGCAGCGAGCCAGTCTCAATTAATCCGTGGCTGTTGATATCAGTACATTACTGGTTGTTGCTCAGTGAGAAGAATTGCTCAAGTAAAACACAGTATGTCCATGAGTCAGTAGGTGAAATGATGGATGGATACTTAGACAatgataaacatttttacacTGGCTTTATCTGCTCATACGCTCAGTGGGATCACCCCTAGAAGCAGATCCCATTTTTGAGCTCAGCAATTACTTCATAATGTGCCACACTCATGCTTTGTGAGTTATTTGTTCAACTCCTGATCGTGTTACTTCAAAATAAGTCAGTATGATGTGTGCAGCCTCTGAGAGTACTGTCTCTAGCAGAGACATCTATGTAATGAGCCTAACATAGTCAACGTCCGATCAGAGTTTTAAAAGATATTTCTTCTCCAGTCAACTGAATGTAGCCCTCTCAGAAGTGGTGAAACTACATTCACAATGGTGAACTGTAGCAGAACATGGCTTGATGTCAGATGTGTTATGTACCCTATGTCACACGGTGCTAACCGGCTGTCAGTACAGGTGTTATGTAATAAGAAGTGGCGTTCTCTTTTACCTGCTCATTCTAAAGACTGTGGTGCCAGGCTGATCATAAtaaccataataataataataataatgtgaccTTCATCTGCGGACAACAGCAGCCTCTTAGCTTCCCATGTGTGACAGTGTGGTTCAGTGACGCGTGCGGTTTAAACGTCCTCCAGCTACGTAACTAAACGTTGACCGTTAGCTTCTACACCTGATGCAAGACGTGATGCCGTCGCGGTCACTGAGCTAACCCGACAGTCTCTACAGGTAAAAGCCGGACTGCTTCGGTTTGACCGACTCTACAGAGGTACTCAGTGTGGAAGCAGAAACTCACCAGCCGCCTGTCTATCTCCGCGTCACTCCTCGCGGTTGTTTTTGGAGAATATTCAGCATATCGCATCATGTCTCCTCCGTCCACGGTCATTCCGCCGGCGTTCGCCATGTTGCCTCAGTGACGACTGTCAAAGCCCCGCCCATGGACAT is part of the Acanthopagrus latus isolate v.2019 chromosome 9, fAcaLat1.1, whole genome shotgun sequence genome and encodes:
- the dnajc15 gene encoding dnaJ homolog subfamily C member 15 translates to MANAGGMTVDGGDMMRYAEYSPKTTARSDAEIDRRLGGTLIAVGLGVAAAGFAGRYAFQLWKPLGQVFSETVKKMPTSAFSSYYKGGFEQKMSKREASLILGISPVTTKGKVREAHRRIMVLNHPDKGGSPYLAAKINEAKDLLDKDIRR